In Phoenix dactylifera cultivar Barhee BC4 unplaced genomic scaffold, palm_55x_up_171113_PBpolish2nd_filt_p 000403F, whole genome shotgun sequence, the following proteins share a genomic window:
- the LOC120105945 gene encoding sialyltransferase-like protein 1 isoform X1 has translation MKRSLRLPISLLLVVAVFTALSFGAALRRGIGDGYLPVVAAVTAPPPLNATLLRLAAVYAGEEDLRKDVEDLLDGTFPAGISGRRGGRLRAFSAWRRENHLEARTRSGSRLPIRLRSPKDFRIFPEFRRALRNWFRNRRFQPEVMAELVALVKDPIDGHLGRPDAGRRYGTCAVVGNSGILLKSEHGELIDGHDLVIRLNNARTNGYQRNVGSKTDLSFVNSNILHFCARREGCFCHPYGEDVPMIMYICQAVHFIDYTICNSSHKAPLLITDARFDVLCARIVKYYSLKRFVEETGKLPEEWSKAHDEKMFHYSSGMQAIMLALGICDQVSVFGFGKSAEAKHHYHTNQKAELDLHDYEAEYAFYHDLIERPQSSDVAFVFLSLVFQLGNMNKGENYLPHDIECSGYCNDLNWW, from the exons ATGAAGCGATCGCTCCGCTTGCCCATTAGCCTCCTTCTGGTGGTCGCCGTCTTCACCGCCCTCAGCTTCGGGGCGGCGCTCCGCCGCGGCATCGGCGATGGATACTTGCCGGTAGTCGCCGCCGTGACGGCGCCGCCGCCACTCAACGCGACGCTCCTGAGGCTGGCGGCGGTGTACGCCGGGGAGGAGGACCTGCGGAAGGACGTGGAAGACCTCCTCGACGGGACCTTCCCCGCCGGCATCTCCGGCCGCCGTGGGGGCAGACTCCGCGCGTTCTCCGCCTGGCGGCGGGAGAACCACCTGGAAGCGCGGACGCGATCCGGCTCGCGACTCCCAATCCGACTCCGATCACCCAAGGACTTCCGGATCTTCCCGGAGTTCCGCCGCGCCCTCCGCAACTGGTTCCGGAACCGCCGCTTCCAGCCGGAGGTCATGGCGGAGCTCGTCGCCCTCGTCAAGGACCCCATCGACGGCCACCTCGGCCGCCCCGACGCCGGCCGCCGCTACGGTACCTGCGCCGTCGTCGGTAACAGCGGGATTCTCCTCAAGAGCGAGCACGGCGAGCTGATCGACGGTCACGACCTCGTCATCCGCCTCAACAACGCCCGCACCAACGGCTACCAGCGGAATGTTGGATCGAAAACCGACCTTTCCTTCGTGAACAGCAACATTCTCCACTTCTGCGCCCGGAGGGAGGGCTGCTTCTGCCACCCCTACGGCGAAGACGTCCCCATGATCATGTACATTTGCCAAGCCGTCCACTTTATCGATTACACCATCTGTAATTCCTCCCACAAGGCTCCCCTCCTCATCACCGACGCCCGGTTCGATGTTCTCTGTGCTAGGATAGTGAAGTACTACTCTCTGAAGCGGTTCGTCGAGGAGACTGGCAAGCTGCCAGAGGAGTGGAGCAAGGCCCATGATGAGAAAATGTTCCATTACTCGTCGGGGATGCAGGCCATAATGCTCGCTTTGGGAATTTGCGATCAAGTTAGTGTTTTTGGATTCGGGAAGTCAGCGGAGGCAAAGCACCATTACCACACcaaccagaaggccgagctggaTTTGCATGATTATGAGGCAGAGTACGCCTTCTACCATGACCTGATCGAGAGGCCGCAG agttCAGATGTGGCATTTGTATTTTTGAGTCTGGTTTTCCAACTAGGCAACATGAATAAAGGGGAAAATTATCTTCCACATGACATTGAGTGTTCTGGTTACTGCAATGACCTAAATTGGTGGTGA
- the LOC120105945 gene encoding sialyltransferase-like protein 1 isoform X2, producing MKRSLRLPISLLLVVAVFTALSFGAALRRGIGDGYLPVVAAVTAPPPLNATLLRLAAVYAGEEDLRKDVEDLLDGTFPAGISGRRGGRLRAFSAWRRENHLEARTRSGSRLPIRLRSPKDFRIFPEFRRALRNWFRNRRFQPEVMAELVALVKDPIDGHLGRPDAGRRYGTCAVVGNSGILLKSEHGELIDGHDLVIRLNNARTNGYQRNVGSKTDLSFVNSNILHFCARREGCFCHPYGEDVPMIMIVKYYSLKRFVEETGKLPEEWSKAHDEKMFHYSSGMQAIMLALGICDQVSVFGFGKSAEAKHHYHTNQKAELDLHDYEAEYAFYHDLIERPQSSDVAFVFLSLVFQLGNMNKGENYLPHDIECSGYCNDLNWW from the exons ATGAAGCGATCGCTCCGCTTGCCCATTAGCCTCCTTCTGGTGGTCGCCGTCTTCACCGCCCTCAGCTTCGGGGCGGCGCTCCGCCGCGGCATCGGCGATGGATACTTGCCGGTAGTCGCCGCCGTGACGGCGCCGCCGCCACTCAACGCGACGCTCCTGAGGCTGGCGGCGGTGTACGCCGGGGAGGAGGACCTGCGGAAGGACGTGGAAGACCTCCTCGACGGGACCTTCCCCGCCGGCATCTCCGGCCGCCGTGGGGGCAGACTCCGCGCGTTCTCCGCCTGGCGGCGGGAGAACCACCTGGAAGCGCGGACGCGATCCGGCTCGCGACTCCCAATCCGACTCCGATCACCCAAGGACTTCCGGATCTTCCCGGAGTTCCGCCGCGCCCTCCGCAACTGGTTCCGGAACCGCCGCTTCCAGCCGGAGGTCATGGCGGAGCTCGTCGCCCTCGTCAAGGACCCCATCGACGGCCACCTCGGCCGCCCCGACGCCGGCCGCCGCTACGGTACCTGCGCCGTCGTCGGTAACAGCGGGATTCTCCTCAAGAGCGAGCACGGCGAGCTGATCGACGGTCACGACCTCGTCATCCGCCTCAACAACGCCCGCACCAACGGCTACCAGCGGAATGTTGGATCGAAAACCGACCTTTCCTTCGTGAACAGCAACATTCTCCACTTCTGCGCCCGGAGGGAGGGCTGCTTCTGCCACCCCTACGGCGAAGACGTCCCCATGATCAT GATAGTGAAGTACTACTCTCTGAAGCGGTTCGTCGAGGAGACTGGCAAGCTGCCAGAGGAGTGGAGCAAGGCCCATGATGAGAAAATGTTCCATTACTCGTCGGGGATGCAGGCCATAATGCTCGCTTTGGGAATTTGCGATCAAGTTAGTGTTTTTGGATTCGGGAAGTCAGCGGAGGCAAAGCACCATTACCACACcaaccagaaggccgagctggaTTTGCATGATTATGAGGCAGAGTACGCCTTCTACCATGACCTGATCGAGAGGCCGCAG agttCAGATGTGGCATTTGTATTTTTGAGTCTGGTTTTCCAACTAGGCAACATGAATAAAGGGGAAAATTATCTTCCACATGACATTGAGTGTTCTGGTTACTGCAATGACCTAAATTGGTGGTGA